In the Salarias fasciatus chromosome 13, fSalaFa1.1, whole genome shotgun sequence genome, one interval contains:
- the csgalnact2 gene encoding chondroitin sulfate N-acetylgalactosaminyltransferase 2 yields the protein MPRRGLLLHGRLRWLFLALLLLLVFMLFLYLLECSPPADVGLTLSGPVGESYGKEYYLTLLQEQEERHLNRATSLKRQIAQLKQELQEMGEKLKFLQDKKELVGLQGLVENKDQEPGDLLEYLHSQIDKAEVNTGARLPSEYALVPFESFTSSKVYQLEMGLTRHPEEKPVRKDRRDELVEVLEAALDIINNPDEEDGVEDDMQRTTYLDNHFVEGLYRTERDKGTLYELFFAKEESSSFRHVTLFRPFGPLMKVRSTSVDTSDVIINIIVPLSGRVETFTQFLQNFREVCIQQDKRIHLTVVYFGAKGLEEVTSSLGKMAREENFSNYTLIPVNEEFSRGRGLDIGAHAWKKGDVLMFFCDVDIHFTLDFLNTCRLQASPNKKVFYPVVFSLYNPAIVHGNFESPPPIELQLIHKKDAGFWRDFGFGMTCQYRSDFLNIGGFDLEVKGWGVEDVHLYRKYLRSALIVIRTPVSGLFHLWHKKRCADELTPEQYRMCIQSKAMNEASHSHLGMLVFREEIEAHLQKQAFKSKNKSAD from the exons ATGCCCAGGCGGGGGTTGCTGCTCCACGGCCGGCTCCGCTGGCTCTTCCTggccctcctcctgctgctggtcttcaTGCTGTTCCTGTACCTGCTGGAGTGCAGTCCGCCGGCGGACGTCGGCCTGACGCTGTCGGGCCCGGTGGGGGAGTCCTACGGAAAGGAGTACTACCTCaccctgctgcaggagcaggaggagcgccACCTCAACCGGGCCACCAGCCTCAAGCGCCAGATTGCGCAGCTCAAGCAGGAGCTCCAGGAAATGGGCGAGAAGCTGAAGTTCCTGCAGGACAAAAAGGAGCTGGTGGGTTTGCAGGGACTGGTGGAGAACAAAGACCAGGAGCCGGGGGATCTGCTGGAGTACCTGCACTCCCAGATCGACAAGGCCGAGGTCAACACGGGGGCGCGACTGCCCAGCGAGTACGCCCTGGTGCCGTTCGAGAGTTTCACCTCCTCCAAGGTGTACCAGCTGGAGATGGGGCTGACGCGGCACCCCGAGGAGAAGCCCGTCCGCAAGGACCGGCGGGACGAGctggtggaggtcctggaggccgCGCTGGACATCATCAACAACCCGGACGAGGAGGACGGCGTGGAGGACGACATGCAGAGAACCACCTACCTAGACAATCACTTCGTTGAGG GACTGTACAGGACGGAGCGGGACAAAGGGACTCTGTACGAGCTTTTCTTCGCCAAGGAGGAGTCCAGCAGCTTCCGCCACGTCACGCTCTTCAGGCCTTTCGGTCCGCTAATGAAAGTCAGGAGCACATCTGTAGACACTTCAGACGTGATCATCAACATCATCGTGCCGCTGTCGGGCAGGGTGGAAACTTTCACCCAGTTCTTACAAAACTTCAG ggaGGTGTGCATCCAGCAGGACAAACGGATTCATCTCACGGTGGTTTATTTCGGAGCGAAAGGCCTGGAGGAGGTGACTTCATCTTTAGGAAAAATGGCGAG GGAGGAGAATTTCTCCAATTACACTCTGATCCCAGTGAACGAGGAGTTCTCCCGGGGTCGGGGTCTAGATATTGGCGCTCACGCTTGGAAGAAGGGCGACgtgctgatgtttttttgtgacGTGGACATCCACTTCACACTGGACTTCCTCAACACATGTCGTCTACAGGCCTCTCCAA ACAAGAAAGTCTTCTATCCAGTGGTGTTCAGTCTGTACAATCCCGCCATCGTCCATGGAAATTTCGAGTCGCCTCCACCTATTGAACTCCAGCTG ATTCACAAAAAGGACGCTGGGTTCTGGAGAGACTTTGGGTTTGGGATGACCTGTCAGTATCGCTCCGATTTCCTCAATATTG GTGGCTTTGACCTTGAAGTCAAAGGGTGGGGCGTGGAAGACGTCCACCTGTACCGGAAGTACCTCCGGAGCGCCCTGATTGTGATCCGGACGCCGGTGTCGGGCCTGTTCCACCTGTGGCACAAGAAGCGGTGCGCCGACGAGCTGACGCCGGAGCAGTACCGCATGTGCATCCAGTCCAAGGCCATGAACGAGGCGTCCCACTCCCACCTGGGCATGCTGGTGTTCCGCGAGGAGATCGAGGCCCACCTCCAGAAACAGGCCTTCAAGTCCAAGAACAAGTCGGCAGACTGA
- the sec23ip gene encoding SEC23-interacting protein — protein sequence MADRKNNNASNTGSNLLFSGAPEFNFNLPFMPVSQAGGPAVLSGEDSTDVGEEDSFLGQTSGNGPPASTFSYFSSPVTSSDPFAAIGQSPCPPPALSAAPTTTGPVSVPSSVSMAAPPPAPPGSQMNPAPPAFGVSPFQSPMGRHTPPPAMMTPPPPQMQSQSHNPYRHTPSSSRANPYIPAPEVLPPPNTPQQNPYSLGAPPPTFSMAGPTFTKPPPTHMQGPPPPATTAGAIVPAGPMMHYTNLYEAVQPHWFFCKQVESKSVWLPFSIIDSLQLEETYNSVQPDPENVIVRTDGGRYDVQLYDRMRTAVYWEEEPTEVRRCSWFYKGDTDSRFVPYSEEFSEKLEAEYKKAVSTNQWHRRLEFPSGETIVMHNPKVIVQFQPSSMPDEWGTTQDGQTRPRVVKRGIDDDHDEVPDGELATVDHLVFMVHGIGPVCDLRFRSMIECVDDFRNVSLKLLHSHYKKSVDEHKISRVEFLPVQWHTALHGDATGVDRRIKKITLPSTGRLRHFTNETLLDVLFYNSPTYCQTIMDAVALEINRLHALFMTRNPDYRGGISVAGHSLGSLILFDLLSNQKNVSPAPATPAVPVSNGDAPQAAAPATQTNPAAAATPPAVEEQPKEDGDDVQDLSAVLQHLGLSDYESTFDEEKIDIESFLMCTVDDLKEMGIPLGPRKKIAKFVKDRVAKQAAQEKKEELKEVGPAEAPPPSADVHPDSSVKKLPVGKTVSSVHVDYNCFEVGTGQVSVVYHSLDFEPVNFFALGSPIGMFLTVRGLEKIEETYQLPTCKGFFNIYHPLDPVAYRIEPMILPDVDLKPVLVPHHKGRKRLHLELKESLSRMGSDLKHGFISSLRSAWQTLNEFARAHTSTAQLQAQLAIVADQIEEEEKQQVAEEHKYPDSPEPQREEEPQVKIGMLNGGNRIDYVLQEKPIESFNEYLFALQSHLCYWESEDTALLFLKEIYKIMGIHPEQITH from the exons ATGGCAgatagaaaaaataataatgcttCCAACACCGGTTCAAACTTACTGTTCAGCGGCGCTCCGGAGTTTAACTTCAACCTGCCCTTCATGCCAGTGAGCCAGGCCGGCGGTCCGGCGGTGCTGTCAGGAG AGGATTCCACTGATGTTGGTGAAGAAGACAGCTTCCTCGGTCAGACCTCTGGGAATGGACCACCGGCCTCCACGTTCAGCTACTTTTCCAGCCCCGTGACCAGCAGCGACCCGTTTGCCGCCATAGGCCAGTCGCCGTGCCCTCCCCCGGCGCTGTCTGCGGCTCCGACGACTACAGGACCCGTGTCTGTTCCCAGCAGTGTCAGCATGGCTGCTCCACCGCCCGCTCCGCCGGGCTCTCAGATGAACCCGGCTCCCCCAGCGTTTGGGGTCTCGCCGTTCCAGAGCCCCATGGGGCGTCACACTCCCCCGCCAGCCATGATGACGCCGCCGCCCCCTCAGATGCAGTCACAGAGTCACAACCCGTACCGGCACaccccctccagcagcagggcgaACCCCTATATTCCAGCTCCGGAGGTCCTGCCGCCGCCAAACACGCCCCAGCAGAACCCGTACTCCCTCGGCGCTCCGCCGCCGACCTTCTCCATGGCAGGACCCACATTCACAAAG CCGCCTCCTACACACATGCAAGGGCCTCCACCTCCCGCCACCACTGCTGGCGCCATCGTTCCTGCTGGTCCCATGATGCATTACACCAACCTGTATGAAGCAGTTCAGCCCCACTGGTTCTTCTGCAAACAGGTGGAGTCAAAGAGCGTCTGGCTTCCTTTCAGCATCATCGACTCCCTTCAGCTCGAAGAGACTTACAACTCAG TTCAACCAGACCCAGAAAATGTGATCGTACGTACGGATGGAGGCCGTTACGACGTGCAGCTTTACGACCGAATGCGGACCGCTGTATACTGGGAGGAGGAGCCTACGGAGGTGCGGCGCTGCAGCTGGTTCTACAAAGGAGACACAGACAGTCGCTTTGTCCCCTACTCTGAGGAGTTCAGCGAGAAGCTGGAG GCAGAATATAAGAAAGCTGTGTCTACAAATCAGTGGCACCGCCGGCTGGAGTTTCCTTCAGGGGAAACTATCGTCATGCACAATCCCAAG GTCATAGTGCAGTTTCAGCCCTCCTCCATGCCTGACGAGTGGGGCACGACTCAAGACGGGCAGACCAGACCCAGGGTGGTGAAGCGAGGGATTGATGACGATCACGACGAAGTGCCTGATG GTGAGCTCGCTACGGTGGATCATCTGGTCTTCATGGTTCATGGCATCGGTCCGGTGTGTGATCTCCGGTTCAGGAGCATGATCGAGTGTG TGGACGACTTCCGTAACGTGtcgctgaagctgctgcacagTCACTATAAAAAGTCTGTGGACGAGCATAAGATCAGCCGGGTGGAGTTCCTGCCTGTCCAGTGGCACACGGCTCTGCACGGAGACGCCACAGGCGTGGACAG GCGGATAAAGAAGATCACCTTGCCCAGCACTGGACGTTTGCGGCATTTTACCAACGAGACGCTGTTAGACGTGCTTTTCTACAACAGTCCCACTTACTGCCAGACCATTATGGACGCCGTTGCATTAGAGATTAACCGCCTTCACGCACTCTTTATGACGAGGAACCCAGACTACAGAGGAGGAATATCGGTGGCCGGACACAGCTTGG GTTCCCTCATCCTCTTTGATCTGCTTTCAAATCAGAAGAACGTCTCTCCTGCGCCGGCCACGCCAGCCGTACCGGTTTCTAACGGAGACGCCCCTCAG GCGGCGGCTCCTGCCACACAAACGaatcctgccgccgccgccacacctccggctgtggaggagcagcccAAAGAGGACGGGGACGACGTCCAGGACTTGTCTGCCGTCCTGCAACACTTGGGCCTCTCTGATTACGAGAGCACCTTCGACGAGGAAAAGATCGACATCGAATCTTTT CTCATGTGCACGGTTGATGACCTGAAGGAGATGGGAATCCCGCTGGGTCCCAGGAAGAAGATCGCCAAGTTTGTGAAAGACAGAGTGGCCAAGCAG GCGGctcaggagaagaaagaggagctgaaggaggtcGGTCCGGCGGAGGCGCCGCCACCTTCTGCTGACGTTCACCCCGACTCCTCGGTGAAGAAGCTCCCGGTGGGCAAaaccgtctcctccgtccacgTCGACTACAACTGCTTCGAAGTCGGAACTGGACAG GTGTCGGTGGTCTATCACTCTCTGGACTTCGAGCCCGTCAATTTCTTCGCGCTGGGATCTCCCATCGGCATGTTTCTGACCGTCCGAGGCCTCGAGAAGATCGAGGAGACGTACCAGCTGCCCACCTGCAAGGGATTCTTCAATATCTACCACCCG ttggATCCAGTCGCATACAGGATCGAACCCATGATTTTGCCAGACGTGGACCTGAAGCCTGTTTTGGTTCCACATCACAAAGGCAGAAAGAGGCTTCATCTGG AGCTGAAGGAGAGCCTGTCCCGGATGGGCTCGGACCTGAAGCACGGCTTCATCAGCTCCCTGAGGAGCGCCTGGCAGACGCTGAACGAGTTCGCCCGGGCCCACACCTCCACCGCCCAGCTCCAGGCCCAGCTGGCCATCGTGGCCGACCAgatcgaggaggaggagaagcagcaggtggcagagg AGCACAAGTACCCCGACAGCCCCGAGccgcagagggaggaggagcctcaGGTGAAGATCGGGATGTTGAACGGAGGGAATCGCATCGACTACGTCCTGCAGGAGAAGCCCATCGAGAGCTTCAACGAGTACTTGTTTGCGCTCCAGAGTCACCTCTGCTACTG GGAATCTGAAGACACGGCTCTGCTCTTCCTCAAGGAGATCTACAAGATCATGGGAATCCATCCAGAACAAATCACACATtaa
- the mcmbp gene encoding mini-chromosome maintenance complex-binding protein: protein MPSTQDWINNPLGVVEGMFAASQNSPNSGWEMKAVEFFKDQLKEKDTHTLVPSLNDVPLHYLKPNSLVKFRCFIQDMFDPEFYMSAYETVDPSTKAKALRCGKYRDVTECGVDFNSSNTVTSERQTFYCVPIPGENPWVKEKYAGDSQARVVPSTSYVPSRQKRSHEDDEDDDMDTQPQKQREPHTGPHSQTEQHGSSDCKRQETEAPSGPAASASQVDLNFPLPGERGPACLVKVYENWDSFKLNEMLEVFGILSVSPALSALAEEKDATSSLLDPMEGMESAEEQRVHCPPASLVPRLHMLCARTLPHNNPLLPAAAPGDNSASLSASVSEMASVREELLAYFTHVLLGDALAAEYLVLHLISDVYTRRDVLPLGKFTLNLSGCPTVSSYTERLYQIIQQLVPSSFYLGMSLQNMNQMSFVPRKDYVANRLVSGALQLARNTTLFLDETKLQQGQLDATGVRNVTALGNLISWQKVDYDFNYHQMEFPCNINVLVASEGRSLLPSDSQVHLQPQVAPAQLDQYLGSLHLHPQTSAQLNKFRMYLSMARLLDYSISDEVTKSVEDDFVDMRKDDPQSVSAEDLHRMLVVARLLSVSLGRTSLSRDGWLRAKHIEMQRKSRVEQHKSVNGNEP, encoded by the exons ATGCCCTCCACGCAGGACTGGATCAACAACCCTCTGGGTGTAGTGGAAGGGATGTTCG CTGCGTCCCAGAACAGTCCGAACTCCGGATGGGAGATGAAAGCGGTTGAATTTTTTAAAGATCAGCTGAAAGAGAAGGACACTCACACCCTG GTCCCGTCTCTGAACGACGTCCCGCTGCACTACCTGAAGCCCAACAGCCTGGTGAAGTTTCGCTGTTTCATCCAGGACATGTTCGATCCGGAGTTCTACATGAGCGCGTACGAGACTGTCGATCCCTCCACAAAGGCAAAA GCGTTGCGCTGTGGGAAGTACAGAGACGTGACAGAATGCGGG GTGGATTTCAACTCCTCAAACACTGTAACTTCAGAGCGACAGACTTTCTACTGCGTCCCAATCCCTGGAGAGAATCCCTGGGTGAAAGAA AAGTATGCCGGCGACAGCCAGGCCAGAGTCGTGCCCTCCACCTCTTACGTCCCCAGCAGACAGAAGCGGAGCCacgaggacgacgaggacgacgacATGGACACGCAGCCGCAGAAACAGAGGGAACCGCACACCG GTCCTCACAGCCAGACGGAACAACACGGAAGCAGCGACTGTAAGCGTCAGGAGACGGAGGCGCCGTCCGGCCCGGCGGCGTCCGCGTCCCAGGTGGACCTGAACTTCCCCCTGCCGGGAGAGCGAGGCCCCGCCTGCCTGGTCAAG GTGTACGAGAACTGGGACAGCTTCAAACTGAACGAGATGCTGGAGGTGTTCGGGATCCTGTCCGTCAGCCCGGCTCTCTCCGCCCTGGCCGAGGAGAA AGACGCGACGTCGTCCCTCCTGGACCCGATGGAGGGGATGGAGTCGGCGGAGGAGCAGAGGGTGCACTGCCCTCCGGCCTCGCTCGTCCCTCGCCTCCACATGCTCTGCGCCCGGACGCTGCCTCACAACAACCCGCTGCTGCCCGCCGCCGCGCCGGGGGACAACAGCGCCT CGTTGTCGGCCAGCGTGAGCGAGATGGCCTCGgtgagggaggagctgctggcgtACTTCACCCACGTTCTCCTGGGAGACGCTCTGGCTGCCGAGTACCTCGTCCTGCATCTCATCTCTGACGT GTACACCAGGCGGGACGTCCTCCCTCTGGGGAAGTTCACCTTGAACCTGAGCGGCTGCCCCACCGTGTCCTCGTACACCGAGCGCCTCTACCAGATCATCCAGCAGCTCGTGCCCTCG tcGTTCTACCTGGGCATGAGCCTCCAGAACATGAACCAGATGAGCTTCGTGCCCAGAAAGGACTACGTGGCGAACCGGTTAGTGAGCGGCGCGCTGCAGCTGGCCAGGAACACGACCCTCTTCCTGGACGAGACCAAACTGCAGCAGGGGCAGCTGGACGCCACAG GTGTGCGCAACGTCACGGCCCTGGGAAACCTGATCTCCTGGCAGAAGGTGGATTATGACTTTAACTACCATCAGATGGAATTCCCCTGCAATATTAACGTTCTGGTGGCGTCAGAGGGCCGATCGCTGCTGCCG tcggACAGCCAGGTTCACCTGCAGCCCCAGGTCGCGCCGGCGCAGCTGGACCAGTACCTCGGGAGCCTCCACCTTCACCCCCAGACCTCGGCGCAGCTCAACAAGTTCAGGATGTACCTGAGCATGGCCCGGCTGCTGGACTACAGCATCTCCGACGAAGTCACCAAG TCGGTCGAGGATGACTTCGTAGACATGAGGAAGGACGACCCCCAGAGCGTGTCCGCCGAGGACCTGCACAGGATGCTGGTGGTGGCAAG GCTGCTGTCCGTCAGCCTGGGACGGACGTCGCTCTCCAGGGACGGCTGGCTGAGAGCCAAACACATCGAGATGCAGCGCAAGAGCCGGGTGGAGCAGCACAAGAGCGTCAACGGCAACGAGCCGTGA